The Montipora foliosa isolate CH-2021 chromosome 14, ASM3666993v2, whole genome shotgun sequence genome window below encodes:
- the LOC137984744 gene encoding uncharacterized protein isoform X2 yields the protein MSVDRSRSWSRGSDASQVSFSSQTERNGISKLDSLLEHDGLPQKVKDYSWELQHEFSKSLNPHKESGNDWRVVASRLQFSRIIPQLEKKENPTVELLRECTETTTRDLLKILVDVNRTDVLDDILKFVNVEHVKLLAKSPTQESITGDSCANSLSWPLQDSGNASDVPKGNFDPRESLEEADEDFLSDESKRFWLNIPGDYERKNWTNFIQAAKNLCPKEIQQGNVEKFLCKVLRIEYGQAKDNYVRLDSFLTLVALFGPFKQGPEGCLQKMYDLMQQSISKREGTKESWFAGHLDETEAENLLGNQSPGHFLIRISSSRAHEGVFVLAVKTSNSGVVQIQIERKLQDSTLVLADQQFSDLMSLVNALRRDVLLENCRQLLINPCPNLPLNAIFSGYMEATARRGGRGRGRPRR from the exons CTTGAACATGACGGTCTCCCACAGAAAGTAAAAGACTATAGCTGGGAACTTCAGCATGAGTTTTCAAAGTCACTGAACCCTCACAAAGAGTCTGGCAATGACTGGAGGGTAGTAGCCTCAAGACTTCAGTTTTCAAGAATAATTCCTCAGctagaaaaaaaagagaatccaACTGTTGAGTTGTTAAGGGAATGCACTGAAACAACTACTCGCGACTTGTTGAAAATACTTGTTGATGTGAATCGTACAGATGTGTTAGATGACATATTGAAATTTGTGAATGTCGAGCATGTAAAGTTATTGGCAAAATCCCCAACTCAAGAAAGCATTACTGGTGACAGCTGTGCAAATAGCTTGTCTTGGCCATTGCAAGATTCTGGAAATGCAAG CGACGTACCCAAGGGGAATTTTGATCCACGGGAATCACTTGAGGAAGCAG ATGAGGACTTTCTGTCAGATGAATCCAAACGTTTCTGGCTTAACATTCCAGGGGACTATGAAAGGAAG AACTGGACGAATTTTATTCAAGCTGCCAAAAATTTGTGCCCAAAAGAGATACAGCAAGGAAATGTGGAAAAGTTTCTCTGTAAAGTTTTGCGTATTGAATATG gtCAAGCTAAAGACAACTATGTTAGATTGGATAGCTTTCTTACGCTTGTAGCTCTGTTTGGACCATTTAAACAAGGGCCTGAAGGATGCCTTCAAAAG ATGTATGACCTGATGCAACAGTCCATTTCAAAGCGAGAAGGcacaaaagaaag TTGGTTTGCAGGCCACTTGGATGAAACTGAAGCTGAAAATCTCCTTGGTAACCAGTCCCCAGGTCATTTCCTCATCAGAATCAGTTCATCTCGAGCTCACGAAGGTGTATTTGTATTGGCAGTAAAGACAAGCAATAGTGGTGTGGTTCAGATTCAAATTGAG AGAAAGCTACAGGACAGTACTCTGGTCTTAGCAGACCAGCAATTTTCAGATCTTATGTCCCTTGTCAATGCCCTCAGACGAGATGTTCTTCTTGAGAACTGCAGGCAGCTGCTTATTAATCCATGTCCAAACCTTCCACTTAATGCAATATTCAGTGGTTACATGGAGGCAACAGCGAGGCGAGGGGGGCGTGGACGAGGAAGGCCACGGAGGTGA
- the LOC137984744 gene encoding uncharacterized protein isoform X1, with protein sequence MSVDRSRSWSRGSDASQVSFSSQTERNGISKLDSLLEHDGLPQKVKDYSWELQHEFSKSLNPHKESGNDWRVVASRLQFSRIIPQLEKKENPTVELLRECTETTTRDLLKILVDVNRTDVLDDILKFVNVEHVKLLAKSPTQESITGDSCANSLSWPLQDSGNASCVDCSDVPKGNFDPRESLEEADEDFLSDESKRFWLNIPGDYERKNWTNFIQAAKNLCPKEIQQGNVEKFLCKVLRIEYGQAKDNYVRLDSFLTLVALFGPFKQGPEGCLQKMYDLMQQSISKREGTKESWFAGHLDETEAENLLGNQSPGHFLIRISSSRAHEGVFVLAVKTSNSGVVQIQIERKLQDSTLVLADQQFSDLMSLVNALRRDVLLENCRQLLINPCPNLPLNAIFSGYMEATARRGGRGRGRPRR encoded by the exons CTTGAACATGACGGTCTCCCACAGAAAGTAAAAGACTATAGCTGGGAACTTCAGCATGAGTTTTCAAAGTCACTGAACCCTCACAAAGAGTCTGGCAATGACTGGAGGGTAGTAGCCTCAAGACTTCAGTTTTCAAGAATAATTCCTCAGctagaaaaaaaagagaatccaACTGTTGAGTTGTTAAGGGAATGCACTGAAACAACTACTCGCGACTTGTTGAAAATACTTGTTGATGTGAATCGTACAGATGTGTTAGATGACATATTGAAATTTGTGAATGTCGAGCATGTAAAGTTATTGGCAAAATCCCCAACTCAAGAAAGCATTACTGGTGACAGCTGTGCAAATAGCTTGTCTTGGCCATTGCAAGATTCTGGAAATGCAAG TTGTGTTGACTGCAGCGACGTACCCAAGGGGAATTTTGATCCACGGGAATCACTTGAGGAAGCAG ATGAGGACTTTCTGTCAGATGAATCCAAACGTTTCTGGCTTAACATTCCAGGGGACTATGAAAGGAAG AACTGGACGAATTTTATTCAAGCTGCCAAAAATTTGTGCCCAAAAGAGATACAGCAAGGAAATGTGGAAAAGTTTCTCTGTAAAGTTTTGCGTATTGAATATG gtCAAGCTAAAGACAACTATGTTAGATTGGATAGCTTTCTTACGCTTGTAGCTCTGTTTGGACCATTTAAACAAGGGCCTGAAGGATGCCTTCAAAAG ATGTATGACCTGATGCAACAGTCCATTTCAAAGCGAGAAGGcacaaaagaaag TTGGTTTGCAGGCCACTTGGATGAAACTGAAGCTGAAAATCTCCTTGGTAACCAGTCCCCAGGTCATTTCCTCATCAGAATCAGTTCATCTCGAGCTCACGAAGGTGTATTTGTATTGGCAGTAAAGACAAGCAATAGTGGTGTGGTTCAGATTCAAATTGAG AGAAAGCTACAGGACAGTACTCTGGTCTTAGCAGACCAGCAATTTTCAGATCTTATGTCCCTTGTCAATGCCCTCAGACGAGATGTTCTTCTTGAGAACTGCAGGCAGCTGCTTATTAATCCATGTCCAAACCTTCCACTTAATGCAATATTCAGTGGTTACATGGAGGCAACAGCGAGGCGAGGGGGGCGTGGACGAGGAAGGCCACGGAGGTGA